The Triticum aestivum cultivar Chinese Spring chromosome 6D, IWGSC CS RefSeq v2.1, whole genome shotgun sequence genomic sequence TCCTCCTCCTTGAGGGTGTTGCCGGGTGGCGACCAAACGACCAAGCTCAAACCTCTGCTTGCTTGGTTAGATGAAGATGAAAGCCGAAGTCGTCCTGTTGGCCGTGTCAACGAGATCGGTGATCGCAAGTGGCGACTCTTTCCCTATATCTCTTatgtctttttctttctttttggtgggtcTTGTTCATCTCTCATGTTTCACATTGTAACTTCCCGGCTCGGACGGTCTATGAAATGTAGCGTTCACCGTTGTTCGTAAAAAAGAAAATCTCATGGACGAATGACTACGCATACGCTGCAAGAAGCAGAGGACCGATGATGGATGAATTGAATGTTTCAAATAATAAAACGGGAAGGCAAAATGGGGTCCAATTTCTCCAAAATTAGTGTCTGTACGACACTTACGCATACGATTTTGGTACGATCCCTAAATTTGAGAGCCACGTCACCAACGTCACCGAACGAAATTAGTTCTGTACTAATCCAAATTTTCTGAGCTCCCGCCCGCCTCACCGAACGAAATTTGAGAGCCACGTCAGCGATCCGCGCCATCTCTTTCCCGGATCGAGATCTTGACCGTCCATTCCATCCGGATCGAACGGCAGGCCGACCCTCCTCCCCTGTTAAATCCCCCTTCTCCCCACCGCACTACAGCAGACGCAGCCACCACCGTTCCCCTCCAAATCCACCCGATCCAATCTGCCCGCTCGCAGCTCCAAGGAAGGAGGAAGCCGTCGACCATGTCCGGCCGCGGCAAGGGCGGGAAGGGGCTGGGCAAGGGCGGCGCCAAGCGCCACCGGAAGGTGCTCCGCGACAACATCCAGGGCATCACCAAGCCGGCCATCCGCCGTCTGGCCCGCAGGGGCGGCGTGAAGCGCATCTCCgggctcatctacgaggagacccgcggcgtgcTCAAGATCTTCCTGGAGAACGTCATCCGCGACGCCGTCACCTACACCGAGCACGCCCGCCGCAAGACCGTCACCGCCATGGACGTCGTCTACGCCCTCAAGCGCCAGGGCCGCACCCTCTACGGATTCGGCGGCTAGGCCCCCTGCTCCGTCCAGTCTTTGCTCTCCCGGCTGTTACATCTGTCCGAGCGCGTGTGTTGTTCAATCGTTGGTGAGTGTTTGGTCTGTGTAGTTAGTGCAAGGCGATGTGTATGAATGCAATGGAATCAGCGTTGGTATTAATACTATCTTTTCCGCATCTCTCGATGCGTTATATCCTACTCTGCTGCGTCTTTGTTCGATGCTTGTGTGATTCAGTACGCTGTATTCGTTTAATTTGGTTTTAGCTGAATGAGCGACAAAATTTCGTCGCTGCATTCATATTTGGGTATGCAGAAACATTCTCTGAATTTAAATGTGTTTCGTTATCAGTCATGCTGATCTGCGCTCTGAAACTCTGGAATTGGTCTGAATGTTTGTTTCATCGGTTGGTTTTCTCTGCTTAGTGGAAGGCGATGATTATGAATGCAATGGAATCAGGGTCCTCGTGCTGCATCCTACCTAGTACTTCGCTGCAGGCCTGCAGCTTTGTTCGCTAAATTCACTGACACGAAATTTCGTTGTGTTCCTTTTCTATTTGGTTATGTGCAAATGTTCGCTGGACTAAGGCGTGTTCATCATCAGTCATACTGATTTCTATTCTGAAACTCTGGAGATGTCAGATTGAAGCAGAGGCTATGCAATTGCCCATTGCACAATCGGACGATTTCTGTTAACTGGTTATACAACTGCCCATTGCACAACAAAAAAGTTGTCTGCTATGTTTGTGTGACCTGCCATCCTTGACCACGAGAGTAGAGAGAGATTCAGACCAACAGGGTTGCAGCCTTGCTGGCAATCTTGTGCTGCTTTGTCAGCTGCTAGTTTGCTACTGTGACATGTTTTTGAGTAATCATTGCATTTGGTACCGCTCCACAATAT encodes the following:
- the LOC123143298 gene encoding histone H4; translation: MSGRGKGGKGLGKGGAKRHRKVLRDNIQGITKPAIRRLARRGGVKRISGLIYEETRGVLKIFLENVIRDAVTYTEHARRKTVTAMDVVYALKRQGRTLYGFGG